Below is a window of Culturomica massiliensis DNA.
AATATACCATCAATTTTGACGGAATGTTTGCTTCTTTTGCAACGACTCATTCGGGTGATAGTGAAGCCAGCGAATCCCATGTACTTCCTGAGAATGTGCTCAGCCATTTTCAAAAGATAAAGGATCACTCTTCTGTTTATATCCTTGACCGCGGTCAGAATTCTGCCGAAGCATTCAGGACAATGAAAAGTCAGGATGGACTCCTTTTTGTAGGCAGACTGACCGATAAACGGAAAATGCTGGTGGTGGAGGACCTGAAAAAGGGAAATGATGTTTTCACAGACGGAGACCTTCTTGAAGACAAATTGGTTAAACTTTATAAACGGGAAGAAAAACTCAATAAAGAAGGAAGAAAAGTAGTAACAACCAGACTCGTTGATGAAACTTTCCGGGTAGTGCGTTTTAAACCTCAGGGTAAAGGCGAAATTTTACTCATAACTAACTGTCTGGAACTTACAGCTCAGACTATTACTCAGATATACCGTCGACGGTGGGATATTGAAGTCTTTTTTCGTTTTATCAAACAGGAACTGAATTTCAGCCATTTTCTCTCCATGAATGAAAACGGAATACAGATTGTGATGTATATGACCCTGATTACGGCTATGCTGGTGATGATTTATAAACGGGAAAATAATATCGGATATACCACGGCTGTCAGAAGAATGGGCATTGAACTCGAAAATCTGATTATGGCCATTATCGTTATTGAAAGCGGGGGAGATCTGAATAAAACGCAACTCAGACCTCCTGTCTGAAAATTTAGGAGCACTTGAGAAGACCAGAAAAAAAGAATATATGGAAAAAGACAACCATGGACAATATTTTTTCTTCCGAACATGACTGGGATCGGCCAAACGTTTTATCTCCTGCATCATCCTGTAAATTTCAGTCCCCCATTCCCGTTCGACAAAAGGTGCAACGGCGCGTCCCGTACCATGTTCTCCTTTCAGCGATCCGTCAAGGGAAAGTACCAGGGTCACCATCCCCTCCATAAAACGGGAAAAATTATTGATTTCGTCCACCGTTTTCATTCCGGAAGTCACCAAAGGATGTACATTCCCATCCCGGGCATGGCCGAAAACAGAGCCTTCATACCCATGTTTATGAAACAGTTCCTGTAATCCTCCGACCAAAGCATCCAATTTCCCGACCGGAGCCGCAACATCTTCAAGTATGACAGAATCTCCCGGTATACGGGCACCGGCAACGCACGGAAAAATTCCATCGCGCACTTTCCATAGCTTCTCACGTTCATTTACCGTACGGGTAAACTCCTCCAGGTTCACAAGGCCATCCAATTTTTTCAATTGAGGTCCGAGATACTTTATCATATCCTGCATCTCCTCTGAAGATCGGGCCCCATAATCGATCAGCATGGCCGTCGTTCCTCCGGGCAGTTCCGGACGGTCGCCCAAACTACTCAATGCCGCATAATCCATCATTTCGACCGACAATGCCCCGCTTTCTCCCAAAAAAGCGGCCGCAGCAGCCGCCTTTGTTGCATCTTTAAAATAAAGCATGGCTGAACTGTAAACAGGCAGCAAAGGCAGGGTATTTAATTCTGCCGATACGATAAACCCAAGCGTACCTTCTCCCCCGATCAGCAGATGAGCAAAAATATCCGCCGGATGATCGAAATCGACAAAAGCATTCATGCTGTATCCGGTCACATTCTTAATTTTATATTTTTCTATAATCCGGTTACGTATCCCGTCGTTACCCAATATCTGTGAACGAATCTGTAACAATCCTTTACACAATTGTTCTTCTTCCTGTTCAAAACGCCGTCGGTCGGCTGTGAGACGGCTATTATAACAATGTCCGTTAGCCAGCATAAATTCGATAGAACTCAATGTATGGTAAGCATTGTACCGGGTTCCGGTTTGCATGCCACTGCTATTGTTAGAAAGAATACCCCCCATCATGGCTGCAATAGCCGAAGCAGGGTCAGGTCCGATCTTAGTTTGATATTTCTTTAAAATCGTATTCACCTGATGAGCTGTAAGCCCCGGTTCAAACCATATTTTACGGCCGTTGTCACGCACCTCGCTTTTTTTCCAGGCTGTACGCAATTCGCAGATGATGCCGGTATTCACGCTCTGTCCCGACAGCGAGGTACCTCCGGTGCGGAAGGTAACGCCTGTCCCTGTTTCTGAAGCAATAGCCAATAACCGCTGCACTTGTTGCAATGTATCGGGACGTACAATAACTTCGGGTTTGATATTAAAATAAGAACCGTCCCGGGAATAAATTTCCCGGTAAAGTCCGGAAGACAATATCTGGTGAGAATCAAATACAGCAGTCAATTTGTGTAAAAGCCGTTTGTCCATATCCTTCTATATATTTTTACGTCTATACCACATTTTTCCGTGTACAGCCACCTGAAGCGAACCACCGATCAAAGCAAAAACAGAAGCCATCGAAAGCCACGAACTTACTCCGTTAAAATCCGGTAATATCACAAAAAATAATATGAAAAACAGCAATACAGATGCCAACACTCCACTCAAACGAGTCAGAATATCGGTAAAAAAACTCAAGGCCACCGCCCACCAACAGATTCCGATCAAAATGACCCAAACAGCCGGACGCCCCACGCCTTGCGGCACCAGAGCGGCATCAGCAGTTGTATAAGCAAAATGCAGATAGCCGTAAACAATATATGCCAATCCCAGCATGATCCGGCCAAAAGTAAAGACAGGTTTCATCGATATAAGTTTTAGTACCTACCGGTTAAACAGGTTCCTATATCGATTTGTTACGAGAAAAAGTAATAATTTCCGGCAAAACTATATTTTAATAACATGAAATTAATATACGAATCATTCAAAACAAAATATACAAGGCTTCCGGAACAATCGGAAACCTTGTATTTACCCGTATAAAAAAGTTATAATGAATCTGCCGTTTTTTATTTGCTCAGCCGGCTTATAATATCCTCCAGCCGTTTGTCTAATTTCTGCAATTCCTCCTGATAGGATTCCGAATCTTCATCTAGTATCTTGGCGATTAACGTATACATATCAATACGAACCTGACAATAACTACGCAGTAATTCATTATATTCTGTAAATTCCGAAGGTATACCTTCCAGAGTATCCATCGCTTTAAGCAGTTCTATATTTTCTTTCCATTTGGGAATACCGGTCGTTTCTATAAATTCGACTGCCTTTTCCGCCGGTTTCTCTTCCAGAATGTTATAAAGGGACAACGCCACTTCCTCGTTACGGGCAAACTGTTTTATCTTCGCATCATACTCTGTAGAATTCCAATTATCTTCCCCCAGATAAATTCCGCCGAGCAACACGGCCAGAATAACAACGCAAGAAACAAGACCGATCCCGGCAGCCCGCCAATTGGAATAAAATAAACCGTCTTTCGCCTTATGAGCTCTTAACTCTCTTCCATGCACCTTTTCCACTATCATACAAATAATAGCAGTGTATATTGCCGGAATCAACGCATTCGGTATTTTATCAAGCACCGGCTCGGGTATCATAAAAATACAACCGAAAAGCAAAACGGTCGTGATAATTCCCAATATCAGTGCATTGAATCCCCATCGCTCCTGTCCCAATACGATACAATTTTTACGGATCAGCAGAGCAGCGGCAAAAGGTCCGCCAAAAAAAGTAGCTAAGGCTATCGCAGCCTGTGAATAAAGTTTGTGACTCGTTTCCATACAATAAATAAAAACAAACGCTAAAACAGCATTTACAATTCGTGACAAAAGTAAAAAATAAATAACCGATCCTATCGATACACTCCATTTTGTTTTTTAAAACACCCGAATAAAAATCCAGTTCTTTTAAATCCGCATTTTAAGAGT
It encodes the following:
- a CDS encoding IS4 family transposase, with the translated sequence MSTIFNQKIDLIQLLRQIPDEHILKIATKSKVDHYAKVLNGRLMFYLLLSGILRTDKLSQRGLADSFSSPLFRTLFNFKGKPTISHSSISDRLSTMNTDFFRECYETIYHIFSSLYSTKEIENLCLQRVDSTLVSEACNHLKQGMPCGNLYGKKKMMKYTINFDGMFASFATTHSGDSEASESHVLPENVLSHFQKIKDHSSVYILDRGQNSAEAFRTMKSQDGLLFVGRLTDKRKMLVVEDLKKGNDVFTDGDLLEDKLVKLYKREEKLNKEGRKVVTTRLVDETFRVVRFKPQGKGEILLITNCLELTAQTITQIYRRRWDIEVFFRFIKQELNFSHFLSMNENGIQIVMYMTLITAMLVMIYKRENNIGYTTAVRRMGIELENLIMAIIVIESGGDLNKTQLRPPV